ACGACGAGGCCGGTCACCAGTTGCTGCTGGTGGCCCCGGCGGATGTGGAGCTTGCGCCTCTGGTGGAGGGTGTAGCCGTGTTGCCTGAGGATCGCCTTTGTGGCGCGGATGACCTGGGCGACGGCCGTGCGGTCGTCGCTCGGGAACGAGAATGTCATGTCGTCGGCATAGCGGGTGTAGACGGCGTCGTGCCGGTCGGCCAGCGCGCACAGACGGGCGTCCAGGCCGTAGTTGACCAGGTTGCTCAGGCGCGGGCTGGTCGGGGCGCCCTGGGGCAGCGAGTTCCTCTGGGTGCAGAGCCGCACGAGCAAGGCGGCCGCCTCGCGGCCCCAACCGACGGCGCGGAAGTAGTCGCGCACGCGCCGCTCGGTCGTGGAGACGAAGAAGTCGCGCACGTCCATGCGCAGCACGACCGCCCGGCCGGCGTGGGGCCGGGCATTGGACACGATCGACCGGCCGCGTTCGAAGCCCATGGCGGCCGGGTGGCTGCGCAGGCGCCTGAGCAGGCGGCGCAGGATGAGTCGTTGCAGGGCCTTCGTCGGCCCGTCCGGCGCGCAGATGGTGCGCCGGCCCCCTGTGCGCTTGGGGATGGTGAACTCGGTGTAGGTGGGGTGCGCGGCGCGCAGTTCCTCGGGCGACAGCCCCAGGCGCTCGGCCAGTTCGTGGACCGTCCGGCCGCCGCCTCCGAGCAGCCTGCGGACGATCCCGCCGAGACCCATGGGAGGCCCCCCCTGCGCAAGAGAGAGCGGGCACGGGCAGAGACGGCCCGTGCCCGCGTTGCCTTGCTTGCCCTGGAAGGGCAACTACCGATTCTGACGGGTCAGCAATACGACCCGGCCGGCGAGACGCCGGCCTCGTGCCCCTGGATTGAGAGCACCGCCAAGGCAACAAACCCATTGTACCTGTGAGGCACCGCCGCGGCAAGGAGGATTTCCCGTCCGTGGACGTCTCCGGATCGTCACGACGTGCTTCTGCGCCCGAGACAGGGCGCCGCAGCATAACATGTGGGGGGGCGCGCAAGGCACGGACGGACACGGACCCGCACGGACCGGGCCGCCCGCGCCTCTCGAACGTGCCGGAAAGGCCCTCTCCGGGTGTCATCCTGAGGGCCGGTCCGGAGGGATTCTCGGACAGAGCCTAGTACTGCGGATACTGATCGGCCATCTTCAGGACCTCTTCGATGTACCGGGCGGACCCTTCGACGATGGCGCGGGCGATGGGGCGGCCCTTCTGCGCCGTCGCGCGAGACGGGCTGCCGGCGTTGCCCTCGCCGCCGGAGAGCGTCTTCATCGAGAACATGTCCTGCCAGATGGCCTTGAACGGCACGGGGTTGTCGCGACAGTTGTCGCGCACGTGCTCCGGGCAGAGCGCGAGCATCAGCGACGTCTCGACGTCGCCGCTGTGCACCTCGAAGCCCGTGGCAAAGCCCTCGAATGCCTCCTCCGGCACGTGCTCCCAGGGGTTCAGGTAGATGACGCCGCAGCGGCCGATTTCCCAGTTCTGCTCCCGCACGACCGGCTTGACGATGAAGTTCCCCCCGTGCCAGGCCGCCACAACGAGCCACCGGATGCCCACGCGGGACACGCTCTGCCAGGCATCGCGCACGATGCCGCGCATCGTCATCGGGGTGAAGAGCATCGTGCCGACGAAGCCCGTGTTCTCCATCGACGACGAGATGGGCAGGGTCCGCAGGAGCAGCGCCGCGCCCGGGCGGTCCACGGCGGACAGGATGTCCGCCGAGAGCAGTTCGCCCGTGATGGTGTCCGTGCCGATCGGCAGGTGCCGGGAATGCTGCTCGGTAGCGCCCAGAGGAAGAAACGCCAGTTCGGGCTTCGCCGCTTCCACTTCGAAAGCCGTGTTGAGGTCGGTCAGGACTTCCATTCGATCCTCCTGCGACGTGGTCGGGTCTCGGGCAACCGGTCCGCCATCATACGTCGGCCCGCCTCCGACCTCCAGGAACCGCCCGCGGGCCGGCCGTTCACGTCTCGAACAGCACGCCGGGGTTGAGGGTGCCGTCGGGGTCCAGGGCCTGCTTGACGGCGCGCATGGCGGCCAGATCGCTCGGGGAGAACTGGACGGCCAGGAACTTGCGCTTCAGGCGGCCGATGCCGTGCTCGGCGGCCACGCTGCCTCCCAGCCGGACGGCCTCGCGGGCGAAATCCATGTACAGGTCCTGCGAACGCGCCATCTCCTCGGCCGTCCGCGGCAGGATGTTCACGTGCAGGTGGCCGTCGCCGATGTGGCCGAAGATGACGAACTCGATCCCGCACGCGGTCAGCCGCTGCTCGTAGAGCGAGAGCATCTCCTGAAGCGAGTCAAGCGGCACGGCCATGTCGGTGCCGACCTTGTGCAGGTCCGGCATTTCGAGCTTGCGCCGCCCGATGATGGCGTTCACGGTCTCGGGCACGGCGTGGCGCAGGCGTTTCATCTCGTTCAGGTCGCGGTCGGCGAATCCCGCCCAGGTGCGGTCGGCCGACAGGCCCACCCGGGCAAGGACGTCCGTCAGGGCGGCGTGGACGCGGTCCAGGTGGCGTTCGTCCTCGAAGGCGTGCTCCAGGTAGACGGCCGCCCGGGCGTCGGCCGGGAGGCGGGAGACCTCGACGTAGGCGGGCGTGTCGCGGCCCATCTTGCGCACGAGCGCCATGGCCCGGGAGTCGATGTACTCCAGCGCGATCGGGTCGAGGTCCGGATGCTCCAGGCACGCGGCGACCAGCCGCACGGCCCCCGGGCCGTCGTCCAGGAACTGCGTGAGGAACAGGCGGTTGGCCGGCTTCTCGGCCAGCCACAGCTCGGCCCTGGCGACGATGCCCAGGGTGCCCTCGCTGCCCACGAACAGGTCCACGGCGTCCATGTCGCGCCGCAGGGCGTAGCCGGCCGTGTGCTTGGTGCGCGGGCGGGGGATGTCGGGTGTGACGACCTCGGCGGCGGTGCCGTCTGCACGGCGCCAGGTCAGGCGACCGTCGGCGGCGCGCACGCGGCCGCGTTCGAGTTCCAGGATGCGGCCGTCGGCCGTGACGGCCGTCAGCGCCTTCACCCAGCGGCGGGTGGGCCCGTAGTGCAGGGTACGCGCGCCGGAGGCGTTCGTGGCGATCGTGCCGCCGATCTGGGCGGAGGTCTCCGTGCTGTCCACGGGGTAGAAGAGCGGGCGGGCGGGCCGTCCGTCCGGGTAGTCGCACAGGCCATGGTCGAGCGCGTCGGCCAGCTCGGCGAGCGTCGTGCCTGCGCCCACGCACACGAACCAGCGGCCGTCGGGCGCCTGCCGGACGGCGGGCCGCGGGTGGATGCGTTCGAGCGCGATCACCTCCTCGGCCTCGACGGGGACGGCGGCGCCGGTAATGCCCGTGCGCGCGCCCGAGACGGCCACGCGATGGCCGGCCGCGCGCGCAGCCCGCACGGCGGCCGCCACGTCGTCGGGCGTCTCGGGGAAGTGGACGGCCTCGACGCGTCCGGCCGTCAGCCGCGACTCGTCGCTCAGGTACTGGGCGTAGCCGCGTCGGACGTTCTGCCAGCCGGAGACCACGCGGTAGTCGCCGCTCGATGCCGGGAGTCCGGGCGTCAGCTCATGCATCGCCGCCCCCTTTCGGTCCGGCGTCCGTCTGCAGTGCGCGGATGAGCTGCGGGACGACCTGGCGGTAGTCGCCGACGATCCCGAAGTCCGCCACCTCGAAGATGGGGGCGTCCGGATCCGCGTTCACGGCCACGATCGTGTCGCTCGACTGCATGCCGGCCCGGTGCTGAACGGCCCCCGAGATGCCCACGGCCACGTAGAGGCGCGGCTGGACGGTGCGGCCCGTCTGGCCGACCTGGCGTTCGTAGGGCGCCCATCCGGCGTCCACGGCCGCGCGGCTGGCGGCCACCTCGCCGCCCAGGGCGCGGGCGAGTTCGGCCAGGAGCCGGAACCCTTCAGGCCCGCCAAGGCCGCGTCCGCCGGCCACCAGCACGTCGGCCTCGGCGATGTTGATGGCGGAGTCGGCCCGGGGCCGCGATGCGCGCAGCTCGACGGCCGTGGCGAACGTCTCGGGCGGCAGGTCCCAGCGCCGCACGGCCGGCGCTGCGGCGCTGCCCGGTTCCGGCGCGGCCATCACGCGCGGGCGCACGGTGGCCATCTGGGGGCGCCGGCTGCGGGTGACGATGGTGGCCAGGACATTGCCGCCGAACGCGGGCCGCGTCTGCAGGAGGCATCCGGAATGCGGGTCGATCTCCAGCCCCGTGCAGTCTGCCGTGAGGCCGGTGCGGCAGAGCACGGCCACGCGCGGCATCAGCGAGCGGCCGTGGGCGGTCGCGCCGGCCAGGAGGATGCCCGGCCGTTCGCGGGTGATCAGGTGCACCAGCGCGCGCGTGCACGGCTCGTCCATCGGGTGCGCGAGCGCGGGATGGTCCACCAGGTGCAGCGTCGCCACCGGCAGGCCGGCCAACTGCGACGGGAGCCCGTCCAGGCGATGGCCCAGCGCCACGACCTCGACCGAGCGCCCCAGCGTGCCGGCCAGCTCCGCCGCCTTGCCGGCCAGCTCATGCACGACGTGGTGCAGACGCCCCTCGTGGTGCTCGCCGTAGACCCAGACGGCGCCGGATGGCGCGGCCGCTCCGGCGGGAGCGGCCGTGCCTGCCGGGGCGGCGGCCGGCACTGAGATGGCCTCGGCGGGGCATTCCGGGACGCACGCGCCGCACAGCGTGCAGGCATCGCCCACCCGGATGCGCCCGGCTTCCTGCGACAGCGCACCGAACGGGCAAGCGTCGATGCAGCGTCCGCAGAGGATGCACGCGTCCGGGTCGATGCGCAGCGTCATCCGATCGCCCCCCGTTTCCGGAGGGCACCGACAA
The nucleotide sequence above comes from Candidatus Brocadiaceae bacterium. Encoded proteins:
- a CDS encoding creatininase family protein, with protein sequence MEVLTDLNTAFEVEAAKPELAFLPLGATEQHSRHLPIGTDTITGELLSADILSAVDRPGAALLLRTLPISSSMENTGFVGTMLFTPMTMRGIVRDAWQSVSRVGIRWLVVAAWHGGNFIVKPVVREQNWEIGRCGVIYLNPWEHVPEEAFEGFATGFEVHSGDVETSLMLALCPEHVRDNCRDNPVPFKAIWQDMFSMKTLSGGEGNAGSPSRATAQKGRPIARAIVEGSARYIEEVLKMADQYPQY
- a CDS encoding FAD-binding protein; the protein is MHELTPGLPASSGDYRVVSGWQNVRRGYAQYLSDESRLTAGRVEAVHFPETPDDVAAAVRAARAAGHRVAVSGARTGITGAAVPVEAEEVIALERIHPRPAVRQAPDGRWFVCVGAGTTLAELADALDHGLCDYPDGRPARPLFYPVDSTETSAQIGGTIATNASGARTLHYGPTRRWVKALTAVTADGRILELERGRVRAADGRLTWRRADGTAAEVVTPDIPRPRTKHTAGYALRRDMDAVDLFVGSEGTLGIVARAELWLAEKPANRLFLTQFLDDGPGAVRLVAACLEHPDLDPIALEYIDSRAMALVRKMGRDTPAYVEVSRLPADARAAVYLEHAFEDERHLDRVHAALTDVLARVGLSADRTWAGFADRDLNEMKRLRHAVPETVNAIIGRRKLEMPDLHKVGTDMAVPLDSLQEMLSLYEQRLTACGIEFVIFGHIGDGHLHVNILPRTAEEMARSQDLYMDFAREAVRLGGSVAAEHGIGRLKRKFLAVQFSPSDLAAMRAVKQALDPDGTLNPGVLFET
- a CDS encoding electron transfer flavoprotein subunit alpha, translated to MTLRIDPDACILCGRCIDACPFGALSQEAGRIRVGDACTLCGACVPECPAEAISVPAAAPAGTAAPAGAAAPSGAVWVYGEHHEGRLHHVVHELAGKAAELAGTLGRSVEVVALGHRLDGLPSQLAGLPVATLHLVDHPALAHPMDEPCTRALVHLITRERPGILLAGATAHGRSLMPRVAVLCRTGLTADCTGLEIDPHSGCLLQTRPAFGGNVLATIVTRSRRPQMATVRPRVMAAPEPGSAAAPAVRRWDLPPETFATAVELRASRPRADSAINIAEADVLVAGGRGLGGPEGFRLLAELARALGGEVAASRAAVDAGWAPYERQVGQTGRTVQPRLYVAVGISGAVQHRAGMQSSDTIVAVNADPDAPIFEVADFGIVGDYRQVVPQLIRALQTDAGPKGGGDA